In Phycisphaerales bacterium AB-hyl4, the genomic window TTGCAACGTCATGTCATCCACCACCATTCAATGATCGCCATGTACAGTGGAATGCCAACGGCAATGTTCAGCGGAAACGTTACGCCCAGCGACATCGGCAGGTACAGGCTCGGGTTGGCATCCGGCAGCGCGAGACGCAACGCGGCCGGCACTGCAATATAACTGGCACTGGCGAAAAGAATCGTCAGCAGCAACGCATCGCCCGGCTGCAGCCCAAGCGCCCGCGCCGTCACGATGCCCACCCCCGCTTGCGCCAGCGGCGCCAGCAGTGCAAAAGCCAGCAGCATCATTCCCGACTGCCGCAGGTCCCCCAGCCGCTTCGCTGCCACCAGCCCCATGTCCAGCAGGAACAGACACAGCAGGCCTTGGAATGGCTCCTTGACCAGCGGCCGCAGCGCGTCCCATCCGGCATCGCCGGTGAGATAGCCGATCACCAGACTGCCTAGCAGCAGCAGCACTGCTCCGTTGGCAAGTGCCTCATGCGTCAGCGCCCGCCACCCACGGCCGTGCGGCGCGGCGGGCTGGGCCACGGGCGACGCCGGGGTTTCCGTCGGCTTCGATCGACTCGCCCAGCGCGCCAGCAACACGCCGCTGATGATCGCCGGCGACTCCATCAGCGCCATCGCCGCGACCATGTAGCCGCTGTGAGCCACCTCCGTGCGATCGAGAAAACTGATGGCCGTGATAAACGTCACCGCGCTCACCGAGCCGTAGCACGCGGCGATGCCCGCGGCGTCTGCCGCCCTTATGCGCAGGCGCAGCACCATATAACCCGCCATTGGCAGCAGAAAGCTAGCCAGAATCGCTGCCCCCAACGTCCAGATTACGATCCACTCGAAGCCACTGCGATACAGTTCCACCCCGCCGTGAAACCCGATGGCAAACAGTAGATACACTGACAGCGCCTTCGCCACCGCCGGCGGCACGGCCAGGTCCGACCGTACCCAGGTGGCAATCAGCCCCAAGGCGAAAAACAGAATCGGTGGCGAGAGCACGTTTTGGGCAATCAAGCTTGGGTCCACAAGGCGGCCCCTCCTCGCTGATGGCGCAACATTGACAGTTCATGGCTTGGAATTAGAATTCACGAATCATACATCGCTAATTGCGATTCGCAAGTGTCGGCCATCCGGCCCCCCTGGAGCCTCCCTATGGAACAATCTGCAACCGCCCCGCGAGTCGGCGTCGTGATGGGCAGTAAGTCCGACTGGGCCACCATGCA contains:
- a CDS encoding sodium-dependent bicarbonate transport family permease, which translates into the protein MDPSLIAQNVLSPPILFFALGLIATWVRSDLAVPPAVAKALSVYLLFAIGFHGGVELYRSGFEWIVIWTLGAAILASFLLPMAGYMVLRLRIRAADAAGIAACYGSVSAVTFITAISFLDRTEVAHSGYMVAAMALMESPAIISGVLLARWASRSKPTETPASPVAQPAAPHGRGWRALTHEALANGAVLLLLGSLVIGYLTGDAGWDALRPLVKEPFQGLLCLFLLDMGLVAAKRLGDLRQSGMMLLAFALLAPLAQAGVGIVTARALGLQPGDALLLTILFASASYIAVPAALRLALPDANPSLYLPMSLGVTFPLNIAVGIPLYMAIIEWWWMT